From a single Cytophagales bacterium WSM2-2 genomic region:
- a CDS encoding gluconolactonase — MKRTILFIVFFSFSLVQAQEFYVAKDVTAENFFTGNCEGPMVDKKGNLYAVNFQKDGTVGLVGMDGKVEIYVTLPEGSTANAIQFNKKGDMFLADFSGHNILKVDTKTKTVSVFVHSDQFNQPNDICINKKQQLFASDPNWKTGTGKVWRIDPDGKATLLQDNMGTTNGIELSPNEKTLYVNESIQKIIWAFDVDKQGNISNKRKFIDFPDFGLDGMKCDRKGNLLVTRYDKGVVAIISPEGKIIREVTMKGKKTSNICFGGKDGKTCFVTLQDRKCVETFRHEVRGK, encoded by the coding sequence ATGAAAAGAACAATTCTATTTATCGTATTCTTCTCGTTTAGCCTGGTGCAAGCGCAGGAGTTCTATGTTGCCAAAGATGTAACCGCCGAAAATTTCTTCACTGGAAATTGTGAGGGACCCATGGTCGACAAGAAAGGGAACTTGTATGCCGTCAATTTTCAAAAAGACGGAACCGTTGGACTTGTCGGTATGGATGGGAAAGTGGAGATCTACGTCACTTTGCCCGAGGGAAGCACTGCCAATGCGATCCAGTTTAATAAAAAGGGAGACATGTTTCTCGCTGATTTTTCCGGACACAACATCTTGAAAGTTGACACGAAGACAAAAACGGTGTCTGTTTTTGTTCACAGCGATCAGTTCAATCAGCCCAATGATATCTGTATCAACAAAAAGCAGCAGTTGTTTGCATCTGATCCAAACTGGAAAACCGGAACGGGAAAAGTCTGGCGTATTGATCCGGATGGAAAAGCAACGTTGCTTCAGGACAACATGGGTACTACCAATGGCATTGAGTTAAGTCCTAATGAGAAAACACTATACGTCAACGAGAGCATTCAGAAAATAATCTGGGCGTTTGATGTCGATAAGCAGGGTAACATCAGCAACAAAAGGAAATTCATTGACTTCCCTGACTTTGGTCTGGACGGAATGAAATGCGACCGCAAAGGAAATTTGCTCGTAACTCGTTACGATAAAGGTGTTGTAGCCATCATTTCACCGGAAGGCAAAATTATTCGCGAGGTGACAATGAAAGGCAAGAAGACAAGCAACATTTGTTTCGGTGGGAAAGACGGCAAGACTTGTTTTGTGACTTTGCAAGACCGCAAGTGTGTGGAAACTTTCCGTCACGAAGTGCGTGGAAAATAA
- a CDS encoding nucleotidyltransferase, with translation MASHPRLTLLILAAGIGSRYGGIKQIDGFGPSGETIMDYSLFDAIRAGFTKIVFIVRDEIRSTVEEMFLPKLRGKVDVEFVIQSLDTFVPKEYLTSGRVKPWGTSHAMLCAKDVINEPFAVINADDFYGLDAFAATADFFKNDSSGAHTMVGYTLKNVLSDHGSVSRGCGERDANGYLNSVVERTTIVKEGGKIISKEKDGDLELSPETPTSMNFWGFHPSIMKLTDEMFKDFLKNNHQNIKAEFFIPLVVNDMIKLNKGKVKVISGGKTWFGVTYKEDKEFVSQKIKQLVADGAYPNKLW, from the coding sequence ATGGCTTCACATCCACGACTGACCTTATTGATACTCGCTGCAGGCATTGGTAGCCGCTATGGAGGCATCAAACAAATTGACGGCTTTGGCCCCTCAGGCGAAACAATCATGGACTACTCATTATTCGATGCAATCCGTGCAGGATTCACCAAGATTGTATTTATTGTACGAGACGAGATTCGCAGTACCGTGGAAGAAATGTTCTTGCCCAAACTCCGGGGTAAGGTGGATGTAGAGTTTGTGATCCAATCCCTAGACACGTTCGTACCGAAAGAATATTTAACCAGCGGCCGGGTAAAACCGTGGGGAACCAGTCACGCCATGCTCTGCGCTAAAGACGTGATCAACGAGCCCTTTGCTGTAATTAATGCCGATGACTTTTACGGATTGGACGCATTTGCCGCCACAGCTGATTTTTTCAAGAACGACTCTTCCGGTGCACATACCATGGTTGGTTATACATTGAAAAACGTGTTGTCGGACCACGGCAGTGTTTCCCGCGGATGTGGAGAGCGTGATGCTAATGGGTATTTGAACAGCGTGGTGGAACGGACTACAATCGTAAAAGAGGGTGGCAAAATTATTTCGAAAGAAAAAGACGGTGACCTTGAGCTAAGTCCGGAGACGCCTACCTCAATGAACTTTTGGGGATTTCATCCTTCCATTATGAAATTGACTGATGAAATGTTTAAGGACTTCCTGAAAAACAATCATCAAAATATCAAAGCCGAATTTTTCATACCATTAGTGGTCAATGATATGATCAAATTAAACAAGGGGAAAGTGAAAGTAATTTCAGGAGGTAAAACCTGGTTTGGCGTAACTTATAAAGAAGACAAGGAATTTGTTTCACAAAAGATAAAACAGCTTGTCGCTGATGGGGCTTATCCCAATAAGCTCTGGTAA
- the pheT gene encoding phenylalanine--tRNA ligase beta subunit — MKISYRWLQQYIDITESPEEIGQTLTSTGLEVESVEPFETIKGGLKGLVIGEVLTCAKHPNADKLSVTTVDVGGDKPSQIVCGAPNVAAGQKVVVAVPGATVYPTKGEPFTIKSAKIRGEQSEGMICAEDEIGMGESHAGIMVLNTSVKNGTPASEFFKVESDYVFEIGLTPNRADAASHIGVARDLKAAKKRELKWPEVSKFATDSKSLPIGIKVENAEACPRYSGVTISGVTIGESPDWLKSKLKAIGLAPISNVVDITNYVLHELGQPLHAFDADKITGKEVIVKTLPAGTRFTTLDNKERILTENDLMICNTEEPMCIGGVFGGIKSGISEKTKNIFLESACFSSTYVRKTGMHHQLKTDASFRFERGTDPNMTVFALKRATLLIKELAGGTISSDIVDVYPKKIENISINVKFRNVDRLIGKKIPHEEIFSILERLEIKTSNKTEDGFTASVPPYRVDVFQEADIVEEILRIYGLNNIELSDKASSEFIASFPEKDMTKFKKSVGAMLVANGFYEILTNSLTNIVYKNKVKTGSDAVEILNKLSEEQAILRQTMLFSGLEVCAHNINRKQKDLKLFEFGKIYGKTSGQEGLKNYFEEERIALFLTGDDESENWQNKSRPVNFYDIAQAVARIVEMSALSKTKQEQFADDVFDYGVKIMKGNKEVGRMGKVKNNLVKEAGIKREVFYADLSTDLLFKSANPKFVVQEVPKFPEVRRDLSLVLDSQVKFSEIESLARNTEQRLIKEIIAFDVYEGEKIDQGKKAYALGFTLQDENKTLTDEEIDKTMTKLMSAFEGKMGAIIRK; from the coding sequence ATGAAAATTTCTTATCGCTGGCTTCAGCAATACATCGACATCACTGAGTCTCCCGAAGAAATCGGGCAAACACTTACCTCCACCGGGCTTGAAGTAGAGAGCGTTGAACCCTTTGAAACAATCAAAGGAGGCTTAAAAGGATTGGTGATTGGCGAGGTACTTACCTGTGCCAAGCATCCTAATGCGGACAAGCTTTCTGTTACTACCGTTGATGTCGGTGGTGATAAACCTTCACAGATTGTATGTGGGGCACCAAATGTCGCAGCCGGTCAGAAGGTAGTTGTGGCAGTACCGGGTGCAACGGTTTATCCGACCAAAGGAGAGCCATTTACCATTAAGTCTGCAAAGATTCGTGGTGAACAAAGTGAAGGAATGATTTGTGCCGAAGATGAAATCGGAATGGGCGAAAGTCATGCGGGCATTATGGTGTTGAACACCTCTGTGAAAAACGGCACACCGGCTTCTGAATTTTTCAAGGTGGAGTCAGATTATGTTTTTGAAATTGGATTGACACCTAATCGCGCAGATGCGGCTTCACACATCGGAGTGGCTCGTGATCTCAAGGCCGCGAAAAAACGTGAACTGAAATGGCCGGAGGTATCCAAGTTTGCAACAGACAGCAAATCTCTTCCAATTGGAATAAAAGTAGAGAATGCAGAGGCTTGTCCTCGCTATTCAGGGGTAACGATTTCAGGGGTAACTATTGGTGAGTCTCCCGATTGGTTGAAAAGCAAATTGAAAGCCATCGGCCTGGCGCCCATCAGCAATGTGGTTGATATCACAAATTACGTTCTGCACGAACTCGGTCAGCCCCTTCACGCTTTCGATGCCGATAAGATCACCGGAAAAGAAGTGATCGTAAAGACTTTGCCTGCCGGTACCAGGTTCACTACGCTTGACAATAAGGAACGAATATTGACTGAAAATGACCTGATGATTTGCAACACCGAAGAGCCCATGTGCATCGGTGGTGTTTTTGGCGGCATCAAGTCTGGTATTTCTGAAAAGACGAAAAACATTTTCCTGGAGTCAGCATGCTTTTCATCCACGTATGTTAGAAAAACCGGAATGCACCATCAGCTAAAGACCGATGCTTCCTTTCGCTTTGAGCGTGGTACTGATCCGAACATGACAGTTTTTGCCCTCAAGCGAGCTACATTATTAATTAAAGAACTGGCAGGAGGGACAATTTCATCAGATATCGTGGATGTGTACCCCAAAAAAATCGAGAATATTTCCATTAACGTTAAATTCAGGAATGTCGATCGACTGATCGGAAAGAAGATTCCACATGAAGAAATATTTTCAATCCTTGAGCGACTCGAGATAAAGACGTCAAACAAAACTGAAGACGGTTTTACTGCATCTGTTCCTCCTTATCGGGTAGACGTTTTTCAGGAGGCTGACATTGTGGAAGAAATCCTTCGCATTTACGGCTTGAACAATATCGAACTGTCGGACAAGGCGAGCAGTGAATTTATAGCGTCATTTCCTGAAAAGGATATGACCAAATTCAAAAAATCGGTCGGGGCAATGCTGGTGGCAAATGGATTCTATGAGATTCTCACCAACTCGCTCACGAACATTGTCTACAAAAACAAAGTCAAAACCGGCAGCGATGCTGTTGAGATTTTGAACAAGCTCAGCGAAGAGCAGGCAATTCTGCGACAAACGATGTTGTTCAGTGGATTGGAAGTATGCGCTCACAATATCAATCGGAAACAGAAAGATTTGAAATTATTCGAGTTCGGAAAGATTTATGGAAAGACCAGCGGACAGGAAGGATTGAAGAACTATTTCGAAGAAGAACGTATCGCTCTTTTTTTAACCGGAGATGACGAGTCGGAAAACTGGCAAAATAAATCACGGCCTGTAAATTTTTATGATATCGCACAAGCTGTAGCCCGGATTGTAGAGATGTCAGCACTCTCGAAGACGAAACAAGAGCAATTTGCAGATGATGTTTTTGACTACGGAGTGAAAATCATGAAGGGCAACAAGGAAGTAGGCCGCATGGGTAAAGTGAAAAACAATTTGGTGAAGGAGGCTGGAATCAAACGCGAGGTTTTCTATGCTGACTTGTCGACTGATTTGCTTTTCAAGTCTGCAAATCCTAAGTTCGTTGTGCAAGAAGTTCCTAAATTCCCGGAAGTAAGACGCGATCTTTCTTTGGTTCTCGACAGCCAGGTTAAGTTCTCAGAAATTGAATCGCTCGCCAGAAATACAGAACAAAGGTTGATTAAAGAAATCATAGCCTTTGACGTGTATGAAGGAGAAAAAATAGATCAGGGAAAAAAAGCGTACGCGCTGGGATTCACATTGCAAGACGAAAATAAAACATTGACGGACGAGGAGATTGACAAAACTATGACGAAATTGATGAGCGCGTTCGAAGGGAAGATGGGGGCGATCATCAGAAAATAA
- a CDS encoding peptidase M16 produces the protein MGCGAFAQTSINLTDKVPVAPELKIGKLSNGLTYYIRKNSKPEKKVELRLVIKAGSILEDDDQQGLAHFTEHMAFNGTKNFKKNDLVSFLQSIGVQFGADLNAYTSFDQTVYILPIPTDKPENLDKGFLVLEDWASTVAFENEEIDKERGVVLEESRLGKGANDRMNKVIYPKIFADSKYAQRLPIGKEDILKKFKYDVIKRFYKDWYRPNLMAVIAVGDVDPEAAEQLIKKHFEKLKNPANERVRAYAEIPNRKASEGVVVTDKEASNNILQVYYSLQKSKPDLVIGDYRDNIVKNLFSAMLGQRMQELTQKPNPPFVFGGSGQGGFVHGYEAYNSFALVGKGGAEPTIKAIVQENERVRKYGFTASELDLAKKNSLRSMERFYNEREKTESSGHAEEYIRNFLEQETIPGIENEYKFHKEFLPTITLDEVNKYAVKTIPANDTKLVIYQGSDKADFKLPTNEELLNAELNAEKLPVTPYEEKIISSNLMDKAPQGGSIKSEKENATLGTTELVLNNGVKVILKPTDFKNDQVVMAATRFGGQSLYPDKDMYDAGNATTIVNQMGIKDLSPTDLRKALAGKSVNASPRMGNTTEGFGGQSGSADVETMLQIVYLYFTQPRKDAGLFESFVSKQQAMYENMMAQPQAVFQDSIQAILYKKHPRGPRLPKAEDYAKINLDRSFDIYKERFSSAKDFTFFFVGSFDLAKFKPLIASYLGALPVGDITTSYKDLGIRPIKGVVKKEVKKGSEPKSFISLTFTGEVPYSEDAQLKLQALTEVLNIKLIETLREDMGGIYGGGMRGSMSKLPYPNYSVSVSLPCGPENVDKLIAATFAEIEKVKTNGPTEADLNKVKETYSKKYAENMKDNNYWLRALQQTVDSAHDGANILSLEKKMNALTVKDIKDAANLYLNSKNYLQVVLNPELHGVINPNK, from the coding sequence ATGGGATGTGGGGCCTTCGCCCAAACTTCCATCAATTTGACTGATAAGGTTCCGGTAGCCCCAGAACTTAAAATTGGAAAACTGTCCAACGGTTTAACGTACTACATCCGAAAAAACAGCAAGCCTGAGAAGAAAGTAGAGCTCAGGCTAGTTATAAAAGCGGGGTCAATCCTGGAAGACGATGACCAGCAAGGCTTGGCCCACTTCACCGAGCACATGGCTTTTAACGGAACAAAGAATTTCAAAAAGAATGACCTGGTTTCATTCCTCCAATCTATCGGGGTGCAGTTCGGAGCCGACCTGAATGCTTATACGAGCTTTGACCAAACCGTTTACATCCTTCCTATTCCTACTGACAAACCTGAAAATCTTGACAAGGGATTTCTTGTTCTTGAAGACTGGGCAAGCACCGTGGCATTTGAGAACGAAGAGATCGACAAAGAGCGGGGTGTGGTGCTGGAAGAATCACGTTTGGGCAAAGGCGCGAATGACCGGATGAATAAAGTGATCTACCCTAAAATTTTTGCGGACTCAAAGTACGCTCAGCGCCTGCCAATCGGCAAGGAAGATATTTTGAAAAAATTCAAATACGATGTGATCAAACGTTTTTACAAAGACTGGTATCGTCCCAATTTGATGGCAGTGATAGCCGTGGGTGATGTAGATCCTGAAGCTGCAGAACAACTCATCAAGAAGCATTTCGAAAAACTAAAAAATCCTGCAAACGAAAGAGTGCGTGCCTATGCCGAAATTCCGAACCGGAAAGCATCCGAAGGTGTAGTCGTCACAGACAAAGAAGCGAGCAACAATATCCTTCAGGTTTACTATTCACTTCAAAAAAGCAAGCCGGACCTCGTAATTGGCGACTACCGCGATAACATTGTGAAAAATCTTTTCAGCGCGATGTTGGGTCAACGTATGCAGGAACTGACGCAAAAACCAAATCCTCCGTTTGTATTTGGCGGTAGCGGTCAGGGAGGATTTGTCCATGGTTATGAAGCCTACAACTCCTTTGCCCTCGTAGGCAAAGGTGGAGCAGAGCCAACAATAAAAGCCATTGTTCAGGAGAATGAACGCGTTCGCAAATATGGATTCACGGCTTCAGAACTTGACCTGGCAAAGAAAAACTCATTGCGCAGTATGGAGCGTTTCTACAACGAGCGTGAAAAAACAGAGTCAAGTGGTCATGCGGAGGAATACATTCGTAATTTCCTTGAGCAGGAAACCATCCCTGGCATCGAAAATGAATACAAATTCCACAAAGAATTTTTACCAACTATAACACTCGATGAAGTCAATAAATACGCAGTAAAAACAATACCTGCAAACGACACCAAGCTGGTAATCTATCAGGGATCGGACAAAGCTGACTTCAAACTTCCGACTAACGAAGAACTTCTGAACGCTGAGCTCAACGCAGAAAAACTTCCAGTGACTCCTTACGAGGAAAAAATCATTTCAAGCAACTTGATGGATAAAGCTCCCCAGGGCGGCTCGATCAAATCAGAAAAAGAGAATGCAACTCTTGGAACGACAGAGCTGGTGTTGAATAACGGTGTAAAAGTGATTTTAAAACCTACTGATTTTAAAAACGATCAGGTCGTGATGGCTGCAACGCGTTTTGGTGGCCAGTCACTTTACCCGGACAAAGACATGTATGATGCAGGTAATGCTACCACCATCGTTAATCAGATGGGAATTAAAGATTTGTCGCCAACAGACTTGCGCAAAGCCCTGGCTGGTAAATCTGTGAATGCATCTCCGCGCATGGGCAACACTACGGAAGGCTTTGGTGGGCAATCTGGTTCGGCAGATGTAGAGACGATGCTCCAAATCGTATACCTGTATTTTACACAACCACGCAAGGATGCAGGATTATTTGAATCTTTTGTAAGCAAGCAGCAAGCGATGTATGAGAACATGATGGCACAGCCTCAAGCTGTGTTCCAGGATTCGATTCAGGCGATATTGTACAAGAAACATCCGCGTGGCCCCCGATTGCCCAAAGCTGAAGATTATGCAAAAATCAATCTGGACAGAAGCTTTGACATTTATAAAGAGCGCTTCAGCAGCGCCAAAGATTTCACTTTCTTTTTTGTCGGAAGTTTTGATCTCGCGAAGTTCAAGCCTCTCATAGCTTCATACCTGGGTGCTCTGCCGGTAGGAGATATCACCACTTCTTACAAGGATCTTGGCATCCGCCCGATCAAAGGTGTGGTAAAAAAGGAAGTAAAAAAGGGAAGCGAGCCGAAGAGTTTTATTTCCCTCACGTTTACGGGTGAAGTTCCTTACTCAGAAGATGCCCAATTGAAATTGCAGGCGCTGACAGAAGTGTTGAATATCAAGCTTATCGAAACGCTCCGGGAAGACATGGGCGGAATCTATGGTGGCGGCATGCGTGGATCTATGAGCAAATTGCCTTATCCCAACTACTCCGTCAGTGTATCACTGCCCTGCGGACCTGAAAATGTCGATAAATTGATTGCAGCAACATTCGCTGAAATAGAAAAAGTGAAAACCAACGGCCCCACTGAAGCTGACTTGAACAAAGTGAAAGAAACCTACAGCAAGAAGTATGCGGAGAATATGAAGGACAACAACTATTGGTTACGTGCTCTTCAGCAAACCGTAGATTCAGCTCATGATGGAGCAAACATTCTCTCACTTGAGAAAAAAATGAATGCGTTAACTGTCAAAGACATTAAAGATGCTGCTAATCTTTATCTGAATTCGAAGAACTATCTGCAAGTTGTTCTCAATCCAGAACTGCACGGTGTTATCAATCCGAATAAGTAG
- the gluP gene encoding glucose/galactose MFS transporter — protein MKMTSSKNYITSIVIIGILFFIFGFVTWLNGTLIPFLKLACDLQSDAQALLVTSAFYMAYFFLAIPSSFILNATGYKKGMALGLFVMAIGALIFLPAASNRDFALFLTGLFVQGMGLSLLQTASNPYISVIGPIESAAQRISIMGICNKVAGALSPVILGAIVLKGASEIETKVGAATDPAVRNQLLQELSDRVTTPYITMAIVLTALALMIWFSSLPEIETNGGSSSEKSAGNTKTSVFQYPHLLLGMLCIFLYVGVEVMAGDVIGSYGRSMGMSLDETKVFTSYTLISMVVGYVIGVIAIPKFIKQEMALRICAIAGVVFALLAFLTTGYTSIFFIAIMGLANSLMWPAIFPMAIDGLGKFTKMGSALLIMGIAGGAVVPPIYGLLVKEISPQTAFFLCTAVCYLYILFYAVKGHKTGKVIAP, from the coding sequence ATGAAAATGACTTCTTCAAAAAACTACATAACATCCATAGTCATCATCGGTATTTTGTTTTTCATCTTCGGGTTTGTCACTTGGTTGAACGGGACGCTTATTCCGTTCCTGAAATTAGCCTGCGATCTGCAATCGGATGCCCAAGCCCTTCTGGTAACTTCCGCTTTTTATATGGCCTATTTCTTTCTGGCCATTCCATCCTCGTTCATCCTTAACGCCACAGGTTATAAGAAGGGAATGGCACTTGGTCTTTTTGTGATGGCTATTGGTGCGTTGATTTTTTTACCGGCGGCAAGCAACCGAGATTTTGCCTTATTTCTTACCGGGCTGTTTGTGCAGGGTATGGGCTTGTCACTTCTACAAACGGCTTCCAATCCTTATATCTCGGTGATTGGTCCGATTGAGTCGGCTGCGCAACGAATTAGTATTATGGGTATTTGTAACAAAGTAGCAGGTGCGCTGAGTCCGGTTATTCTTGGGGCCATCGTCTTGAAGGGAGCAAGTGAAATTGAGACAAAAGTAGGTGCGGCCACTGACCCTGCTGTTCGCAATCAATTATTGCAAGAACTCTCGGATCGTGTAACAACACCTTATATTACCATGGCAATTGTTCTGACAGCATTAGCTTTAATGATCTGGTTTTCTTCTCTTCCCGAAATTGAAACGAATGGAGGCTCATCTTCCGAAAAATCAGCAGGTAATACAAAAACTTCCGTTTTTCAATATCCTCATTTGTTACTGGGAATGCTGTGTATTTTTCTTTATGTAGGTGTGGAGGTGATGGCAGGTGATGTGATAGGTTCGTATGGGCGCTCCATGGGTATGAGCCTTGATGAGACAAAGGTGTTTACTTCGTATACATTGATATCGATGGTCGTAGGTTATGTTATTGGAGTTATTGCTATCCCTAAATTTATAAAGCAAGAAATGGCACTCAGAATTTGTGCCATTGCGGGAGTGGTCTTTGCTCTCCTCGCTTTTTTAACAACGGGTTATACTTCTATTTTTTTTATAGCGATTATGGGCTTGGCCAATTCACTCATGTGGCCTGCAATCTTTCCTATGGCCATTGATGGCCTTGGAAAATTTACGAAGATGGGATCAGCGCTGCTGATTATGGGTATTGCTGGTGGAGCTGTTGTTCCACCGATCTATGGTCTACTCGTAAAAGAAATTTCTCCGCAAACTGCTTTCTTTCTGTGTACAGCAGTTTGTTATCTCTATATCTTATTCTACGCAGTAAAAGGACACAAAACAGGTAAAGTCATTGCCCCATGA
- a CDS encoding cell division protein ZapA, with product MDELSIKIKIADREYPMKVKRSDEERMRVAGKLVNEKIKHYREKFGIDDKQDLLAMVAFDCLVDKMADEETQQNIDQTVVEKINQLNQLVSQTV from the coding sequence ATGGATGAGCTCTCGATCAAAATAAAAATCGCAGACCGCGAGTACCCGATGAAAGTAAAACGCTCTGACGAAGAGCGTATGCGGGTTGCTGGCAAGCTTGTCAATGAAAAAATAAAGCACTACCGTGAAAAATTCGGCATTGACGATAAACAAGACTTGCTCGCTATGGTTGCCTTTGATTGCCTTGTAGATAAAATGGCAGATGAGGAGACCCAGCAAAACATCGATCAAACGGTAGTCGAGAAGATCAACCAGCTTAATCAGTTGGTATCTCAGACGGTCTGA
- a CDS encoding aminoglycoside phosphotransferase, translating to MTEDIDSVLKAFGISGDAEPLGSGYIHRTFKVFGEKNYVLQRVNKNIFTKPEVIAANNRAAFQFLKQQHPGYLFPQPLPDKNGNDLHFDEEGFPWRLFPLIENTFTIDAVDLEADAFEAARGFGSLTKNLNGIDLNLFKPTLDRFHDLTWRFGQFTEALQNASADVIRSCEKEIEQAKSFDYLVKEYGTLITSGSMKLRVMHNDTKVNNILFDVHSRKAVCAIDLDTLMPGYFIYDLGDMVRTFVSPVSEEEKDLSKITFRKNIYNALMKGYLSQMDEVLISDEKKSIPFAGKMMTYIMALRFLADFLRGNTYYHISYPDQNRVRAANQLQLLSLICMHPQV from the coding sequence ATGACTGAGGACATTGACAGTGTCTTAAAAGCATTCGGAATTTCAGGAGACGCAGAACCCCTCGGATCAGGCTACATCCACAGGACTTTTAAAGTATTCGGAGAAAAAAATTATGTCCTTCAAAGGGTAAACAAAAACATATTTACTAAACCTGAAGTCATTGCTGCAAACAACCGCGCTGCATTTCAATTCCTGAAACAGCAGCATCCGGGTTATTTGTTTCCTCAACCACTTCCAGACAAAAATGGAAATGATCTGCATTTTGATGAAGAAGGTTTTCCATGGCGGTTATTTCCCCTGATTGAGAATACGTTTACAATTGATGCCGTTGATTTGGAAGCCGATGCCTTCGAAGCCGCCAGAGGCTTTGGGTCATTGACTAAAAATCTAAATGGCATTGACCTTAATCTCTTCAAACCTACATTAGACCGTTTTCACGATCTGACATGGAGGTTCGGGCAATTCACCGAAGCATTGCAAAATGCAAGCGCAGATGTGATTCGCTCATGCGAAAAAGAAATTGAGCAGGCAAAATCTTTTGACTACCTCGTAAAAGAATACGGAACCCTCATCACAAGTGGTTCAATGAAACTGCGCGTGATGCACAATGACACCAAAGTCAACAATATTTTATTTGACGTCCATTCACGAAAAGCAGTTTGCGCTATCGACCTGGATACACTCATGCCTGGCTACTTCATTTACGACCTGGGCGATATGGTTCGCACATTTGTGAGCCCGGTAAGTGAAGAGGAAAAAGATCTTTCGAAAATCACTTTCAGAAAAAATATCTATAACGCTCTTATGAAGGGCTATCTATCGCAGATGGATGAAGTCTTAATTTCAGATGAAAAAAAATCCATCCCCTTTGCAGGTAAAATGATGACGTACATCATGGCGCTACGTTTTCTTGCAGATTTCCTCAGAGGCAATACCTATTATCACATTAGTTATCCTGACCAAAATCGGGTACGGGCCGCAAATCAGTTACAGCTCCTAAGCCTGATTTGCATGCACCCGCAAGTCTAA